One part of the Corynebacterium sp. CNCTC7651 genome encodes these proteins:
- a CDS encoding DUF3566 domain-containing protein → MAARKVAVKHIAVGSVFKVATILSLIGFVAWMIAATIIYYGLERVGVVDSMNSLIGGVGGDQVIDMTLVLSGAALLGLIGVVFTAVMAPLLTVIYNSIADLVGGIVFTMSNRVK, encoded by the coding sequence ATGGCAGCACGCAAGGTGGCCGTGAAGCACATCGCGGTCGGCTCCGTGTTCAAGGTGGCCACGATCCTCTCCCTGATCGGCTTCGTGGCTTGGATGATCGCCGCGACGATCATCTACTACGGCCTCGAGCGCGTCGGCGTGGTTGATTCCATGAACTCCCTGATCGGCGGCGTGGGCGGCGACCAGGTCATCGACATGACACTGGTGCTCTCCGGCGCGGCGCTGCTTGGACTGATCGGCGTGGTGTTCACAGCGGTGATGGCACCGCTGCTGACGGTGATTTACAACTCCATCGCCGATCTTGTGGGCGGCATCGTGTTCACTATGTCCAACCGTGTGAAGTAG
- a CDS encoding IS1249 family transposase, translating to MPKNQPRCQVCGGEMKRNGKTSANRTRWRCKTCGASTTKQRPDITNAAAFAAFITHLTTGASLKTTATEAGCHPRTLQRRFKHFWLVDVPDPTIGHEGRVYDQVFLDGTYTAGGCLIVAATLDHVIAWHWCTRETTRDYQRLLERIPAPLIAVIDGGQGAASAIKTCWPNTKIQRCLVHAQRVVRRHTTARPRTDAGRAIYQLALNLTKITDLDEAAVWGAQLHEYGTIYRDWMNQKTWTTDPATRQRTWSWTHERTRKAYNSLLNHLWRNNLLFVYLEPPNGVLDVSRIKATTNSLEGGINAQLKLLARTHRGRSGEHQRRMLEWWLYLKTELPDDPVEIARQSNWGQDQLAKVSTLTPNENQANHETGRPALYDNAIDTNYTHSIGIQKGHI from the coding sequence ATGCCGAAGAACCAACCCCGCTGCCAAGTGTGCGGCGGCGAGATGAAACGCAACGGAAAGACCTCCGCCAACCGCACCCGGTGGCGATGCAAAACCTGCGGCGCCTCCACCACCAAACAGCGCCCCGATATCACCAACGCCGCAGCCTTCGCAGCATTTATCACACACCTCACGACCGGTGCGAGCTTGAAAACCACTGCCACCGAAGCAGGGTGTCATCCTCGTACCCTCCAACGCCGGTTTAAACACTTCTGGCTAGTTGATGTCCCCGATCCCACGATCGGGCACGAAGGCCGGGTCTACGACCAGGTCTTTCTTGACGGCACCTACACCGCCGGTGGGTGTCTCATCGTGGCCGCCACCTTGGACCACGTCATTGCCTGGCACTGGTGCACACGTGAAACCACCCGCGACTACCAAAGGCTCCTCGAGCGTATCCCCGCACCCTTGATCGCTGTCATCGACGGTGGCCAAGGTGCCGCCAGCGCGATCAAAACATGCTGGCCTAACACCAAGATCCAGCGTTGCCTTGTCCACGCTCAACGCGTGGTGCGCCGGCACACCACCGCACGCCCGCGCACCGATGCAGGACGAGCGATCTATCAGCTCGCGCTCAACCTCACCAAGATCACCGATCTTGACGAGGCGGCCGTGTGGGGTGCGCAGCTGCATGAATACGGCACGATCTACCGCGACTGGATGAACCAGAAAACGTGGACAACCGACCCGGCGACACGTCAACGCACCTGGTCGTGGACACACGAACGCACCCGCAAGGCCTACAACAGCCTCCTCAACCACCTATGGCGCAACAACCTACTGTTCGTCTACCTCGAACCACCCAACGGTGTCCTCGATGTCAGCCGAATCAAAGCCACCACCAACAGCCTGGAAGGCGGCATCAACGCCCAGCTGAAACTGCTGGCCCGCACCCACCGCGGCAGATCCGGTGAGCATCAGCGCCGGATGCTGGAGTGGTGGCTGTATCTGAAAACGGAACTGCCTGACGATCCAGTAGAGATCGCCAGGCAGTCCAACTGGGGCCAGGACCAACTCGCCAAAGTATCCACCCTGACCCCCAACGAGAACCAAGCCAACCACGAAACCGGACGACCAGCCCTCTACGACAACGCTATCGACACCAACTACACACACTCAATCGGCATCCAAAAAGGCCACATCTAA
- a CDS encoding low molecular weight phosphatase family protein, producing MQPVPTVLFVCVRNSGKSQMAEALAKKHANGRIEVHSAGTQPGTSLNQQSAAVISEVGADMSAGHPKPISPDLLRTADKVILIGDEAQLDLPEEAAGTLERWLIDEPSNRGIEGIERMRLVRDEIDTKVRALVAELSAD from the coding sequence ATGCAACCTGTCCCTACTGTTCTTTTCGTTTGCGTACGCAACAGCGGCAAGTCCCAGATGGCGGAAGCCCTGGCCAAGAAGCACGCAAACGGTCGAATTGAGGTTCATTCCGCCGGCACCCAGCCCGGCACGTCGCTGAACCAGCAATCGGCCGCGGTGATCTCGGAGGTGGGCGCTGACATGTCGGCGGGGCACCCCAAACCAATCTCCCCGGATCTGCTCCGCACCGCAGACAAAGTCATCCTCATCGGCGACGAGGCCCAGCTGGATTTGCCGGAAGAGGCCGCGGGCACGCTGGAGCGCTGGCTTATCGACGAACCCTCCAACCGCGGCATCGAAGGCATCGAGCGCATGCGGTTAGTGCGCGATGAGATCGACACCAAGGTGCGCGCTCTGGTCGCCGAGCTCAGCGCTGATTAA
- a CDS encoding helix-turn-helix transcriptional regulator: protein MQIGIVPDGSVSSPDARAACCSLGSGLLSTEEAQRYAALFKVLADPVRLRLLSQLAQDGCEPISVSGLAERTGLSQPTISHHLKKLTEAGLLERSRSGRAVTHHVCPELFAELRTVLQMD, encoded by the coding sequence ATGCAGATCGGGATCGTGCCGGACGGCTCCGTGTCTTCGCCGGATGCACGCGCGGCGTGCTGCTCCCTCGGGTCTGGGTTGCTCTCTACCGAGGAAGCGCAGCGTTACGCCGCGCTGTTCAAGGTGCTGGCGGACCCGGTCCGGCTGCGTCTGCTTTCCCAGCTCGCGCAGGACGGGTGCGAGCCGATCAGCGTCAGCGGTCTGGCCGAGAGAACCGGTTTGAGCCAGCCGACGATTTCCCACCACCTGAAGAAGCTCACAGAGGCCGGCCTCTTGGAGCGCAGCCGGTCCGGGAGAGCAGTCACCCATCACGTCTGCCCGGAATTGTTCGCGGAACTGCGTACTGTGCTGCAGATGGATTGA
- a CDS encoding cutinase family protein: MSAAAAALLASVGTLAAPAAAQPWVPSCAPVEVIQAAGTGFSHSWHPDARTTLFDDSSSPADDLQQRFGAQRVRHYQVKYPATLGRVSALASAGVGVEGTEAATYGESVTIGRDDAILEMQTVTRHCPGTKFVLVGYSQGAHLIGDAAALVGAGKVPGVTADNIAAVVLFADPGRAPLAGGGAAGTAGTAAGAPAAAGTADSPALAAGAPTAPSRLYGPPPAGIRAANFETVQSGGTPLDPTRVGMAGVRPGNFAALDGKVLSLCNAADLACASPPGSVIRAIADVAAREVRVGPPNPVTGMRVASLAGLLAQGESFPSAIRASGLSLIDATTLLTMFLEIAMILDAADKASAAPPGASAGGPAGSGSTLPGGPVGGLAAGPVTPPEQRLGIALLAALPNLAMEGATWPYLLSALQGLRDVVARGVDAAPTNDQTNDPAAEALAWFDVALESMRAIDASENLYRQLAATGVVPRVPTGTEHRQAFVHATVTEGVNRVMAAAGLDAAARANPALIAEAQQAGDFGPQHFAYYKLGYTDDFSINGRTGYQYALDWTSEVIEGVLAEQ, from the coding sequence GTGAGTGCCGCAGCCGCCGCGCTGCTGGCAAGCGTCGGCACGCTCGCGGCCCCCGCCGCCGCCCAACCGTGGGTGCCCAGCTGCGCCCCGGTGGAGGTGATCCAGGCGGCCGGCACCGGCTTCTCCCACTCCTGGCACCCTGACGCGCGCACCACGCTTTTCGACGACTCCTCCTCCCCAGCCGACGACCTTCAACAGCGCTTCGGTGCCCAGCGCGTACGCCACTACCAGGTGAAATACCCGGCCACCCTCGGCCGCGTGAGTGCCCTTGCCAGCGCCGGCGTTGGCGTGGAGGGCACCGAGGCCGCCACCTACGGCGAATCCGTCACCATCGGCCGCGACGACGCCATCCTGGAGATGCAAACCGTCACCCGCCACTGCCCCGGCACGAAGTTCGTGCTGGTGGGGTACTCCCAGGGCGCCCACCTGATCGGCGACGCCGCCGCGTTGGTTGGCGCCGGGAAAGTGCCGGGCGTGACCGCCGACAACATCGCCGCGGTTGTACTGTTCGCCGACCCCGGCCGGGCGCCGCTTGCGGGCGGGGGTGCTGCCGGTACTGCCGGTACTGCGGCTGGTGCCCCCGCTGCTGCTGGCACCGCCGATAGCCCCGCCCTCGCTGCTGGCGCCCCTACCGCTCCGTCCCGCCTCTACGGCCCGCCGCCCGCCGGCATCCGCGCCGCCAACTTCGAGACAGTCCAATCCGGGGGCACACCCCTCGACCCCACCCGCGTCGGCATGGCCGGCGTGCGCCCCGGCAACTTCGCCGCACTCGACGGCAAGGTCCTCTCCCTCTGCAACGCAGCCGACCTCGCCTGCGCCTCGCCACCCGGGTCCGTCATCCGCGCGATCGCCGACGTCGCTGCCCGCGAAGTTCGCGTCGGCCCGCCCAACCCCGTCACCGGCATGCGCGTGGCCAGCCTCGCCGGGCTGCTGGCCCAGGGCGAGAGCTTCCCTTCCGCAATCCGCGCTTCGGGGCTTTCGCTTATCGACGCCACCACCCTCCTCACCATGTTCCTCGAGATCGCCATGATCCTCGACGCCGCCGACAAAGCCTCCGCAGCCCCACCTGGCGCGTCGGCCGGTGGTCCCGCCGGTAGCGGGTCCACCCTTCCCGGCGGCCCGGTCGGTGGCCTCGCTGCCGGCCCGGTCACTCCGCCGGAGCAGCGCCTCGGTATTGCTCTGCTGGCCGCCCTGCCCAATCTGGCGATGGAAGGCGCAACCTGGCCGTACCTCCTCAGCGCTTTGCAGGGACTTCGCGATGTTGTCGCCCGCGGTGTCGATGCTGCTCCAACCAATGACCAGACCAACGACCCAGCTGCCGAGGCCCTCGCTTGGTTCGATGTCGCCCTGGAATCCATGCGAGCGATCGATGCCAGCGAGAATCTCTACCGGCAACTCGCTGCCACCGGCGTAGTCCCCCGCGTGCCCACGGGCACCGAACACCGCCAAGCGTTCGTCCACGCAACGGTCACCGAAGGCGTCAACCGGGTCATGGCCGCCGCCGGCCTCGATGCCGCCGCCCGAGCGAATCCGGCCCTCATCGCCGAAGCTCAACAAGCCGGCGACTTCGGCCCTCAGCACTTCGCCTACTACAAGCTCGGTTACACAGACGACTTCTCCATTAACGGCCGCACCGGATACCAGTACGCCCTCGATTGGACCAGCGAGGTCATCGAAGGCGTCCTCGCCGAGCAGTAG
- a CDS encoding YhgE/Pip domain-containing protein, translating to MSGLHLGTNFRKFGHGKLPPLALIAIILLPLLFGGLFVWSYYDPLGNFNKVPVALVNSDEGDAGQEVVDRLLEEDPMEFHVVSAEEAREGVGSGKYYLAMEIPTDFTEAATSVNSDNPRQAKINVALNETNGFIPTMLGNVATQSVANAVSNTVGAKVVDQLFVGFNTIGEGMDTAAEGAGKLDDGANTARDGSEKLGEGAGKLDGGLQEFNSQLQKMPGAANQLDQGVGRLQDGAQQLGAGINTAADGSQQLADGMTKLQGGTERLGAGAAQIAGGVDKITGVAGQLGQAQAAVQDIDANLARVIADLDASPIPGADLISKQAKDIRYQLNNSALSALAGSDLVGQMMQLQNGAHELANQLQDPASEYRSGVDTAANAAQQLAAGLARLQEGSGTLLAGVTELKNGTSQLVVAANTASDASSKLAAGSNQLVVGLGALNDGLVQLSDGTGELSMKLSDGAKEAPRWEGERLDQAIEAASEPVVTHHVGDEVTYFGKGLSPFFLSLSLWFGGLIMFMIMPALNRRAIDSAAPRARVAMNTLVPAFLIGFFQSLALWLVQVFALKVEPAHPIWLLIVLVGVSWAFITAIYALNTVFGQSVGRLITMALMSLQLVASNGLYPPEVQPKLIQWVHTVDPMRYSVDLVRFALFGTTADDPRMHFALFVLVSMAAVCFIVSCVALRIIREVPRKDIHPEIAV from the coding sequence ATGAGCGGACTGCACCTAGGAACCAACTTCCGGAAGTTTGGTCACGGCAAGCTGCCGCCGCTGGCGCTTATCGCGATCATCCTGCTGCCGCTGCTGTTCGGCGGCTTGTTTGTGTGGAGTTATTACGACCCGCTGGGCAACTTCAACAAGGTGCCCGTGGCGCTGGTGAACTCCGACGAGGGCGACGCCGGCCAGGAGGTGGTGGACAGGCTCCTGGAGGAAGATCCGATGGAGTTCCACGTGGTCAGTGCGGAGGAGGCGCGCGAGGGCGTGGGATCCGGCAAGTATTACCTGGCCATGGAGATTCCCACGGACTTCACCGAGGCCGCGACCAGCGTGAACTCGGATAATCCGCGGCAGGCCAAGATCAACGTCGCGCTGAATGAGACGAACGGTTTCATCCCCACCATGCTGGGCAACGTGGCCACGCAGTCCGTGGCCAACGCCGTGTCCAACACCGTCGGCGCGAAGGTGGTGGACCAGCTCTTCGTGGGCTTCAACACCATCGGCGAGGGCATGGACACCGCGGCCGAGGGCGCAGGCAAGCTTGACGACGGCGCAAATACCGCACGCGACGGCTCCGAGAAGCTCGGCGAAGGCGCCGGCAAACTGGACGGCGGCCTGCAGGAGTTCAATTCCCAGCTGCAGAAGATGCCCGGCGCGGCGAACCAGCTGGACCAGGGCGTGGGCCGCCTGCAGGACGGCGCGCAGCAGCTTGGTGCCGGCATTAACACCGCGGCCGACGGCTCCCAGCAGCTGGCGGACGGCATGACCAAGCTGCAGGGCGGCACGGAGCGCCTCGGCGCCGGCGCTGCGCAGATCGCCGGCGGCGTGGACAAGATCACGGGCGTTGCCGGCCAACTAGGCCAGGCGCAGGCGGCGGTGCAGGACATTGACGCGAACCTGGCGCGCGTGATCGCGGACCTGGATGCCTCCCCGATTCCCGGTGCGGACCTGATTAGCAAGCAAGCCAAGGACATCCGCTACCAGCTGAACAACTCCGCCCTGAGCGCGCTTGCGGGCAGCGACCTGGTGGGCCAGATGATGCAGCTGCAAAACGGCGCGCACGAGCTGGCCAACCAACTGCAGGACCCGGCGTCGGAGTATCGCTCCGGCGTGGACACCGCAGCCAACGCCGCCCAGCAGCTGGCCGCCGGCCTGGCCCGCCTGCAGGAAGGCTCCGGCACGCTGCTCGCCGGCGTGACCGAGCTGAAGAACGGCACCTCCCAACTGGTCGTGGCGGCCAACACCGCCTCCGACGCGTCCTCCAAGCTGGCCGCCGGCTCGAACCAGCTGGTGGTGGGACTGGGCGCGCTCAACGACGGCTTGGTCCAGCTTTCCGACGGCACCGGGGAGCTCTCCATGAAGCTTTCCGACGGCGCCAAGGAAGCCCCCCGCTGGGAAGGCGAGCGCCTGGACCAGGCAATCGAGGCCGCTTCCGAGCCTGTGGTGACCCACCACGTGGGCGATGAGGTGACCTACTTTGGCAAGGGCCTCTCCCCGTTCTTCCTCTCCCTGTCCCTGTGGTTCGGCGGCCTGATCATGTTCATGATCATGCCGGCGCTGAACCGCCGCGCGATCGACTCCGCGGCCCCGCGCGCCCGCGTGGCCATGAACACCCTGGTCCCGGCGTTCCTCATCGGCTTCTTCCAGTCCCTGGCGCTGTGGCTTGTGCAGGTGTTCGCCCTCAAGGTGGAGCCGGCGCACCCGATCTGGCTGCTCATCGTGCTGGTGGGTGTGTCCTGGGCGTTCATCACCGCGATCTACGCGCTCAATACCGTCTTCGGCCAATCCGTCGGCCGCCTGATCACCATGGCGCTGATGTCCCTGCAGCTGGTCGCCTCCAACGGCCTCTACCCGCCGGAGGTCCAGCCGAAGCTGATCCAGTGGGTGCACACCGTGGACCCGATGCGCTACTCCGTGGACCTGGTCCGCTTCGCCCTCTTCGGCACCACGGCGGATGATCCGCGCATGCACTTCGCGCTGTTTGTCCTCGTCTCCATGGCCGCAGTCTGCTTCATCGTGTCCTGCGTGGCGCTGCGCATCATCCGCGAGGTCCCGCGCAAGGACATTCACCCGGAGATTGCGGTCTAG
- a CDS encoding TetR/AcrR family transcriptional regulator: MRADARLKRAQIISAAMEQYRTLPASQVTTDGIAAQAGVGVATVYRHFPRRSELRQACALEFIDVLEDFLAETLEAFDRDPAGQWERFVWQLVDFGVGMLVGALAGDLPDSVAGAAGAAGVAGVAGGAGVAGGAGAGGAAGVDPVVMDKRDQFFADVEVLLARAAAHGLVDPALKPIELASELIVVTRPMDAQLNALFPDVRERLVRHLLIAWRA; the protein is encoded by the coding sequence TTGCGTGCCGACGCTCGCTTAAAACGCGCCCAAATCATTTCCGCCGCCATGGAGCAGTACCGCACCCTGCCGGCCTCCCAGGTGACCACGGACGGCATCGCCGCCCAAGCGGGTGTTGGTGTAGCCACCGTGTACAGGCATTTCCCCCGCAGGTCAGAGCTGCGGCAGGCGTGCGCGCTGGAATTTATCGACGTGCTGGAGGATTTTCTGGCCGAAACGCTCGAGGCGTTTGACCGAGATCCGGCGGGCCAGTGGGAACGCTTTGTGTGGCAACTGGTGGATTTCGGTGTGGGCATGCTCGTCGGCGCGCTCGCGGGTGATCTTCCCGACAGTGTTGCTGGCGCGGCTGGCGCGGCTGGGGTGGCTGGGGTGGCTGGCGGGGCCGGGGTGGCTGGCGGGGCTGGGGCCGGCGGGGCCGCCGGGGTGGACCCGGTGGTCATGGACAAGCGCGACCAGTTCTTCGCGGATGTCGAAGTCCTCCTGGCACGCGCCGCTGCGCACGGGCTGGTGGATCCGGCACTGAAGCCGATTGAATTGGCGTCTGAATTGATCGTCGTCACGCGGCCCATGGATGCCCAGCTCAACGCCCTCTTCCCGGACGTGCGCGAGCGCCTGGTGCGGCATCTGCTGATCGCCTGGCGCGCGTAG
- the istB gene encoding IS21-like element helper ATPase IstB, with protein MSTDTTNNKDRVVALGRQLYLTTAVLRQCADHATPRQCDILIELFEAELSSRAASRARRLMHRARVPVRKTLDSYDWSPVTLPADITREHLTTLDFLNGCEDLVFYGDVGTGKTHLAIALVTAACLRGIPARFFTAAGLVDHLRNAKHAGKLDKELASLGKNELLVIDELGYIPIDTDGARLLFQAIADAYEQRSLIITTNLAFSQWGQVFGNDDMAAAAIDRIVHHGRMITFTGQSYRMANALMK; from the coding sequence GTGAGCACCGATACCACCAACAACAAAGACCGCGTGGTGGCTCTTGGCCGCCAGCTCTACCTCACTACCGCCGTGTTACGCCAGTGCGCAGACCATGCCACCCCACGCCAATGCGACATCCTCATTGAGCTCTTCGAAGCGGAGCTTTCTTCCAGGGCCGCATCAAGAGCGCGGCGCCTGATGCACCGCGCGCGTGTCCCGGTACGCAAAACCCTCGACAGCTACGACTGGTCCCCGGTCACCTTGCCCGCCGACATCACCCGCGAACACCTCACCACACTCGACTTCCTCAACGGGTGTGAAGACCTCGTCTTCTACGGCGACGTCGGAACCGGCAAAACACACCTCGCCATCGCACTGGTCACCGCGGCATGTCTCAGAGGCATCCCGGCACGGTTTTTCACCGCCGCAGGACTCGTCGACCATCTACGGAACGCGAAACACGCAGGCAAACTCGACAAAGAGCTCGCATCCCTAGGCAAAAACGAACTCCTCGTCATCGACGAACTCGGCTACATCCCCATCGACACCGACGGGGCAAGACTTCTGTTCCAAGCAATCGCCGACGCGTACGAACAACGCAGCCTGATCATCACCACCAACCTTGCATTTTCCCAATGGGGCCAAGTCTTCGGAAACGACGACATGGCAGCCGCCGCAATCGACCGCATCGTCCACCACGGCCGCATGATCACCTTCACCGGCCAGTCCTACCGCATGGCAAACGCCCTCATGAAATAG
- a CDS encoding DDE-type integrase/transposase/recombinase encodes MFYARKPRPTKPNPTPHTARNIPRLSEQQVDDILALLDANPYSSVDDVYYNAYNHGLYIASLSSFYRTARQHQRLLKQRSHTRRRNNTKRGRTTPPHVIATTPGQVLCWDITFLPGPCISQNYACLTVIDLYSRAVVGTSITPREQTRAATELFTRILSQYPDVHTVHSDNGPSMTSTTIAELFHSRGITQSFSRPHTSNDNPHMESLFHTMKGSPYYPPVFASIDHATNWVSTFTTNYNSRPNSAINYYTPQSVLDGTWRTLQTSRHHAIQDALEEGRIHTPPKTPTGLPREVTIIRTTTTTHPSPQPLTTNP; translated from the coding sequence GTGTTCTACGCCCGTAAACCCCGCCCGACGAAGCCCAATCCCACCCCGCACACCGCCCGCAACATCCCCCGTCTGAGCGAGCAGCAAGTCGACGACATTCTGGCGCTGCTCGACGCCAACCCGTATTCAAGCGTCGACGACGTGTACTACAACGCCTACAACCACGGGTTATACATCGCCAGCTTGAGCAGCTTCTACCGCACCGCCCGCCAACACCAGCGCCTGCTTAAACAGCGCTCCCACACCCGCAGACGCAACAACACCAAACGCGGACGCACAACACCCCCACACGTCATCGCCACGACCCCGGGACAAGTGCTGTGCTGGGACATCACCTTCCTACCTGGACCATGCATCAGTCAGAACTACGCCTGCCTAACCGTGATCGACCTGTACTCGCGAGCCGTAGTAGGCACCAGCATCACCCCGCGCGAACAAACCCGCGCCGCAACCGAGCTGTTCACTCGCATCCTCAGCCAATACCCCGACGTGCACACCGTGCACTCCGACAACGGCCCCTCGATGACCAGCACCACCATCGCCGAGCTGTTTCACTCCCGCGGCATCACCCAATCCTTCAGCCGCCCCCACACCAGCAACGACAACCCCCACATGGAGTCTTTGTTTCACACCATGAAAGGAAGTCCCTACTACCCGCCAGTGTTCGCGTCCATCGACCACGCCACCAATTGGGTCAGCACCTTCACCACCAACTACAACAGCCGGCCAAACAGCGCGATCAACTACTACACCCCACAAAGCGTCCTCGACGGCACCTGGCGCACACTGCAAACCAGCCGCCACCACGCCATCCAGGATGCCCTAGAAGAAGGACGCATCCACACACCACCCAAAACCCCAACCGGACTGCCCAGAGAAGTCACCATCATCCGCACAACCACCACCACACACCCCAGCCCCCAACCACTAACCACCAACCCATAA